A genomic window from Streptomyces sp. MST-110588 includes:
- a CDS encoding alpha/beta hydrolase yields MRPDADDGGQVTRGVGDVRVTRGSDAKGTPDAPDSYREHNEHREHNEHEESETRGKPDAYGDQYTPSAGRDTDIVPFGASGECRGPRTYEAVLDSLRRTDATDVLLFAHGWNNTYDKAIRWYGSFLAGVADTPGLRAHPIGVVWPSTALVLPGERGPAMAGWGAAREAAAPAGPGGAAVTEELDPRLRGRYEQLAGASRLGAEEAAEFARILAPLWGREVAAEDLLWRWRQTPDLLTDGADGADSADGEDDAGAVQGNQEPGREEERHGRVPGEFGFVGKWGGDPYPQEPDSAGALGWADPRLLIRLTTVLLMKDRAARVGARGVGRLLRDILTATDLPVRLVGHSYGARVLLSALCGPPLPRPVDSVLLLQGAVSRMCFAADADGTGRPGGYRAALDRDRTVQPVLTTFSSADLPLTRLFHWAVRRPADLGEARIAGGDHPGPGTDEYGPGPEDVRRRVPSRYAALGGYGPGGCGAECRWLRAQLPDTRYDLTDETVRLLALDASQAIKGHGDISNPATWWALSNQITASAPGRRP; encoded by the coding sequence GTGCGACCGGACGCGGACGACGGCGGGCAGGTCACACGGGGCGTGGGAGACGTACGGGTCACCAGGGGCTCGGACGCGAAGGGCACGCCGGACGCGCCGGACTCGTACCGGGAACACAACGAACACCGGGAACACAACGAACACGAGGAGAGCGAGACGCGCGGGAAGCCCGACGCGTACGGTGATCAGTACACGCCGAGCGCGGGGCGGGACACGGACATCGTCCCCTTCGGCGCCTCGGGGGAGTGCCGCGGGCCGCGTACGTACGAAGCGGTCCTCGATTCCCTGCGCAGGACGGACGCGACGGACGTCCTGCTCTTCGCGCACGGCTGGAACAACACCTACGACAAGGCCATACGGTGGTACGGATCGTTCCTGGCCGGCGTGGCGGACACGCCCGGCCTGCGGGCCCACCCCATCGGCGTCGTCTGGCCCAGCACCGCCCTCGTCCTGCCCGGGGAGAGAGGGCCGGCGATGGCCGGGTGGGGGGCGGCGCGGGAAGCCGCGGCGCCCGCCGGACCGGGCGGCGCCGCCGTCACCGAGGAGCTGGACCCCCGATTACGGGGACGCTACGAGCAGTTGGCGGGAGCGTCCCGGCTGGGCGCCGAGGAGGCGGCGGAGTTCGCCCGCATCCTCGCGCCGCTGTGGGGACGGGAGGTGGCGGCCGAGGACCTGCTGTGGCGCTGGCGGCAGACACCGGACCTGCTGACGGACGGCGCGGATGGTGCGGATAGCGCGGATGGCGAAGACGACGCGGGTGCTGTCCAGGGGAACCAGGAGCCGGGCCGGGAAGAGGAGCGGCACGGCCGCGTGCCAGGGGAGTTCGGGTTCGTCGGCAAGTGGGGAGGGGACCCGTACCCGCAGGAGCCCGACTCCGCCGGGGCGCTCGGCTGGGCCGACCCCCGGCTGCTCATCCGCCTCACCACCGTCCTGCTCATGAAGGACCGCGCCGCCCGCGTCGGCGCCCGGGGCGTCGGCCGGCTGCTGCGCGACATCCTCACCGCCACCGACCTCCCCGTACGGCTCGTCGGCCACTCCTACGGCGCCCGGGTCCTGCTCTCCGCGCTGTGCGGACCGCCGTTGCCGCGCCCCGTCGATTCGGTGCTGCTCCTCCAAGGAGCCGTCTCCCGGATGTGCTTCGCCGCCGACGCGGACGGCACCGGACGCCCCGGCGGCTACCGGGCGGCCCTGGACCGGGACCGTACCGTGCAACCCGTCCTGACCACGTTCAGCAGTGCGGACCTGCCGCTGACCCGGCTCTTCCACTGGGCGGTACGACGCCCGGCCGACCTCGGCGAGGCCCGTATCGCCGGCGGTGACCACCCCGGCCCGGGCACCGACGAGTACGGCCCCGGCCCCGAGGACGTACGCCGCCGTGTGCCCAGCCGCTACGCCGCGCTCGGCGGCTACGGACCCGGCGGCTGCGGCGCCGAATGCCGGTGGCTGCGCGCCCAACTGCCCGATACGCGCTACGACCTCACCGACGAGACCGTACGCCTGCTCGCCCTGGACGCGTCCCAGGCCATCAAGGGACACGGCGACATCAGCAACCCCGCCACCTGGTGGGCGCTGAGCAACCAGATCACCGCCTCGGCGCCCGGACGGCGGCCATGA